In Thermoplasmata archaeon, the sequence AGTAGTGCATCATGCCCATCTTGGGCGACGCGCCGTCCAGGCTTACGACGCCCACGAGGATGGGTTCCGTGATCCGCTTCGCGTCCTGGTCGATGTAGGAGATCGAGTAGGTCTCGATCGTCCCGGTGTCACGGATGTACCGCCACTCGTCCGTGGGGCGGTAGCACTCCTCGCAGAACATCCGTGGAGGGAAGAGTATGCGGGCGCAGCCCGTGCAGGTCCGCGCGATGAGCTTGCCCTTCTGGAGCTCCTCAAGGAACCGGCTGATCGCCTCGCCCGCGGAGAAATCGTACTGGGCGTCGGGTCGCGAGCGCACCTGGGTGACCTTGCCCTCGTAGAACTCCTTGGAGCCGAGCTCGGTGCCGGGGAACTTCGGAATCCTCGCGGTCATGCGCGCATCACCACCACGGCGCCGTATTGCATGAGGTCGCCCCACGCCTGGGCCACCCCCGTGCGCACCTCGTGCGGGATCTGCCGCTTGCCCGCCTGGCCCGTGAGCTGCCAGAACAGCT encodes:
- a CDS encoding Zn-ribbon domain-containing OB-fold protein; amino-acid sequence: MTARIPKFPGTELGSKEFYEGKVTQVRSRPDAQYDFSAGEAISRFLEELQKGKLIARTCTGCARILFPPRMFCEECYRPTDEWRYIRDTGTIETYSISYIDQDAKRITEPILVGVVSLDGASPKMGMMHYFREMTKDEIRIGLRVKAVWKPPEERKGSVLDIRYFRPLKEGEA